A single region of the Zonotrichia albicollis isolate bZonAlb1 chromosome 16, bZonAlb1.hap1, whole genome shotgun sequence genome encodes:
- the LOC102069018 gene encoding chemerin-like receptor 1 yields MDSTSFSPSPFSASCPTEQPDTATDHDYYSGLQRAMHILSMVVYSIACLLGVSGNGLVIWIAGFKMKKTVNSIWFLNLAIADFIFTFFLPLSIAYTALGFHWPFGKLLCKLNSTMAFLNMFASVFLLTVISMDRCVSVAFPIWSHNHRSPELAARIALGTWGLAVLLSSPYLVFRDTLVSSRNVTSCYNNFALSDDYTSEATRRLWRVRHKAMIVTRFLCGFLIPFVVILICYSVVAVKLKRRQLANSAKPYRIIIAVTVSFFLCYFPYHVFSLLEISNNSSSHEMKLALYIGIPLVSSLAFFNSCINPILYVFVGPDFKEKFRQSILSAFEGALSEESVLGSLTGRRKSRSASEVEVPRV; encoded by the coding sequence GGAGCAGCCTGACACTGCCACTGACCATGACTACTACTCTGGGCTGCAGAGGGCCATGCACATCCTCTCCATGGTGGTGTACAGCATCGCCTGTTTGCTGGGGGTGTCAGGCAACGGCCTCGTCATTTGGATTGCAGGCTTCAAGATGAAGAAGACGGTGAATTCCATCTGGTTCCTCAACCTGGCCATAGCTGACTTCATCTTTACCTTCTTCCTGCCCCTCAGCATCGCCTACACCGCCCTGGGCTTCCACTGGCCCTTTGGGAAGCTGCTGTGCAAGCTGAACAGCACCATGGCCTTCCTCAACATGTTTGCCAGCGTCTTCCTCCTGACGGTGATCAGCATGGACCGCTGCGTTTCTGTGGCGTTCCCCATCTGGTCTCACAACCACAGGAGCCCGGAGCTGGCGGCCAGGATCGCGCTGGGGACGTggggcctggctgtgctgctcagctccccGTACCTCGTCTTTCGGGACACCCTGGTCAGCTCCAGGAACGTCACCAGCTGTTACAATAATTTTGCTCTGTCTGACGATTATACATCGGAGGCCACGCGCAGGCTGTGGAGGGTGCGGCACAAGGCGATGATCGTCACGCGGTTCTTATGTGGGTTCCTCATCCCCTTCGTGGTGATTCTCATCTGCTACAGTGTCGTGGCTGTCAAGCTGAAAAGAAGGCAGCTGGCCAACTCTGCAAAGCCCTACAGAATCATCATTGCTGTCACAGTCTCGTTTTTCCTCTGTTATTTCCCATATCACGTCTTCTCCTTGCTGGAAATATCCAACAACTCTTCCAGCCATGAGATGAAACTGGCCCTTTACATAGGGATCCCCTTGGTTTCCAGCCTTGCTTTCTTCAACAGCTGCATCAACCCCATCCTGTATGTCTTTGTGGGGCCGGATTTCAAGGAGAAGTTTCGCCAGTCCATCCTGTCCGCCTTTGAGGGGGCCCTCAGCGAGGAGTCGGTCCTGGGCAGCCTGACCGGCCGGCGCAAGTCCAGGTCTGCTTCGGAAGTGGAGGTGCCGAGGgtctga